Proteins from a genomic interval of Treponema succinifaciens DSM 2489:
- a CDS encoding glycoside hydrolase family 9 protein, with amino-acid sequence MKKLIFSLLAASALFVSFAFGKSAKNEEIEEPEKTSNLIKNGDFSKGKKFWDMFLSNGSADQLVTENGEMEIRIKNPGPYEYAIQPYFDGFSLYKGGVYKYSFDVHSSIERTFEWRLQVNGRDYHAYVGGCDSVGKETKHIETTFTMLEPTDFSPRLVLNVGMGKGCPEDMKGHSIFFDNFDLELVDASGITEIVTSTTTSNVNLNQLGYLPSAKKTAVVRSKKSAKISGTFDVIDTKTEAVVFSGKLKNARFNEASGEQTAIADFTKLSAEGTYKIKAGKYGESFEFKIANNIYDGILKSAVRFFYLQRCGTKVQDADFGHPECHTARAVVYGNVETSYDVTGGWHDAGDYGRYVVPAAKAACDLMLAYEHNKNAFASENILDEIKYELDWMLKMQIPETGAVFHKVSCREFPGEVMPQDEKDRLVLCPVSTAATADFAAAMAMASRIFKEYEESAKYSDAAKKAWGYLEKTPFDGKGFTNPILFTTGAYNDSQDADERFWALAELYKTFGDEKYLELLKVYDPFEIGQDLGWQQVGLYGLFEYLSSDAPKDSFYQKVQKAFLSKTNEKLKNVAADSYDVSLSMYEYVWGSNMGAANNGMLFLLADRILPNKKYKEAAKCQIDYLLGKNTTSYCFVTGFGTLSPILPHHRPSQVAKKPMPGMLVGGPDSKLEDPFARANLSDAPYSACYIDSVQSYSCNEVTIYWNSPLVYLISGCME; translated from the coding sequence ATGAAAAAACTGATTTTTTCTCTTTTGGCGGCATCGGCTTTGTTTGTTTCGTTTGCTTTTGGAAAATCTGCAAAAAATGAAGAGATAGAAGAGCCTGAAAAAACTTCAAATCTTATAAAAAATGGAGATTTCAGCAAAGGCAAAAAATTTTGGGATATGTTCCTTTCAAATGGAAGCGCGGATCAGCTTGTAACTGAAAACGGAGAAATGGAGATCCGCATAAAAAATCCAGGACCTTACGAATATGCAATTCAGCCGTATTTCGACGGATTTTCTTTGTACAAGGGCGGCGTTTACAAATATTCTTTTGACGTTCATTCTTCTATAGAAAGAACTTTTGAATGGCGGCTTCAGGTGAACGGAAGAGATTACCACGCTTATGTTGGCGGCTGTGATTCCGTGGGAAAAGAAACCAAGCATATTGAAACTACATTTACAATGCTCGAGCCTACAGATTTTTCTCCGCGGCTTGTTTTGAACGTTGGAATGGGAAAAGGCTGCCCGGAAGACATGAAAGGACATTCGATTTTCTTTGACAACTTTGACCTTGAGCTTGTTGACGCTTCTGGAATTACTGAAATTGTTACTTCAACAACGACTTCAAATGTCAACTTGAATCAGCTTGGATATTTGCCTTCCGCAAAAAAAACTGCCGTTGTCCGTTCAAAGAAAAGTGCGAAAATTTCTGGAACTTTTGATGTTATAGATACAAAAACTGAAGCTGTTGTTTTTTCCGGCAAACTGAAAAATGCAAGGTTCAACGAGGCTTCTGGAGAGCAGACTGCGATTGCTGATTTTACAAAACTTTCCGCGGAAGGAACTTATAAAATCAAGGCTGGAAAATACGGCGAGTCGTTTGAGTTTAAAATTGCAAATAATATTTACGACGGAATTTTAAAAAGCGCGGTAAGATTTTTCTACTTGCAAAGATGCGGAACAAAAGTTCAGGATGCGGATTTTGGACATCCTGAATGCCACACAGCGCGCGCAGTTGTTTATGGAAATGTTGAAACTTCCTATGATGTAACTGGAGGCTGGCACGATGCCGGCGACTACGGACGCTATGTTGTTCCTGCCGCAAAGGCTGCCTGCGACCTGATGCTTGCCTATGAGCACAACAAAAATGCGTTTGCTTCTGAAAATATTCTTGATGAAATAAAATACGAGCTTGACTGGATGCTTAAAATGCAAATTCCAGAAACCGGGGCTGTGTTCCATAAAGTTTCTTGCAGAGAATTTCCTGGAGAAGTTATGCCGCAGGACGAAAAAGACAGACTCGTTTTGTGTCCTGTTTCAACTGCCGCTACTGCTGATTTTGCCGCTGCAATGGCAATGGCTTCAAGAATTTTCAAAGAATATGAGGAAAGCGCAAAATATTCCGACGCCGCAAAAAAGGCATGGGGCTATCTTGAAAAAACTCCTTTTGACGGAAAAGGTTTTACAAATCCGATTTTGTTTACAACCGGAGCTTACAATGATTCGCAGGATGCTGATGAAAGATTTTGGGCGCTTGCAGAGCTTTATAAAACTTTTGGGGACGAAAAATATCTTGAGCTTTTAAAAGTTTATGATCCGTTTGAAATCGGACAGGATCTTGGCTGGCAGCAGGTTGGGCTTTACGGACTTTTTGAATATCTTTCAAGTGATGCTCCAAAAGATTCATTTTATCAGAAAGTACAAAAGGCGTTTCTTTCAAAGACTAATGAAAAACTCAAGAATGTTGCCGCGGATTCTTACGATGTTTCACTTTCAATGTATGAATATGTCTGGGGAAGTAATATGGGAGCCGCAAACAACGGAATGCTTTTCTTGCTGGCGGACAGAATTTTACCAAACAAAAAATACAAGGAAGCCGCAAAATGCCAGATTGACTATCTGCTTGGAAAAAATACAACTTCGTATTGCTTTGTGACTGGTTTTGGAACACTTTCGCCGATTCTTCCACATCACCGGCCTTCGCAAGTTGCAAAAAAACCTATGCCGGGAATGCTTGTAGGCGGACCTGACTCAAAGCTTGAAGACCCTTTTGCGCGTGCAAATCTTTCTGACGCTCCTTATTCTGCCTGTTACATAGACAGTGTGCAGAGCTATTCTTGTAATGAAGTTACAATTTACTGGAATTCTCCGCTTGTGTATTTGATTTCGGGCTGTATGGAGTAA
- the malQ gene encoding 4-alpha-glucanotransferase has product MLNKRACGVLMHISSLPGKTGIGTMGKNAYEFVDYLKSADQKYWQILPVCPTSYGDSPYQSFSTFAGNPYFIDFDFLMEQGFLQKSDYENVNWGGNERYVDYGTLYIERHKVFSIIQKNFNKNIPSDFDSFCAENAFWLEDYSLFMAIKDAHGGIAFDFWEEDIRCRKPDALDAWKKKSAECMQYYKMLQYFFFKQWYALKKYANEKGIQIIGDIPIYVAADSSDVWSNPSQFMLDENYKPIEVAGCPPDGFSADGQLWGNPVYNWEYMKQTDYAWWKKRLEKSMAIYDVIRIDHFRGFDSFYCIPYGSTNAKVGVWRQGPGMDLFNSLKKQFGEMPVIAEDLGFLTDSVKQLLKDSGFPGMKVLQFAFDSRETSDYIPYRYTQNCVVYTGTHDNDTILGWTETAAKKDVENAKEYLRVKENRDVVKEMMIAAISSVANTCILTMQDLIGLGKEARMNIPSTVGNNWKWRATKEQFSEDSRNFLAHFTHLYGRA; this is encoded by the coding sequence ATGTTGAACAAACGTGCTTGCGGTGTGCTGATGCACATTTCGTCTTTGCCTGGAAAAACAGGAATTGGAACAATGGGTAAAAACGCCTATGAGTTTGTTGATTATCTGAAAAGCGCAGACCAAAAGTACTGGCAGATTCTTCCGGTTTGTCCTACAAGCTATGGAGATTCACCTTACCAAAGTTTTTCTACTTTTGCTGGAAATCCTTACTTTATTGATTTTGATTTTTTGATGGAACAGGGATTTTTGCAGAAATCCGACTACGAAAATGTGAACTGGGGCGGCAATGAGCGCTATGTAGATTACGGAACATTGTACATTGAGCGGCATAAAGTTTTTTCAATAATCCAGAAGAATTTCAATAAAAATATTCCATCTGATTTTGATTCTTTCTGCGCTGAAAATGCGTTTTGGCTTGAAGACTATTCTCTTTTTATGGCTATAAAAGATGCTCACGGAGGAATTGCATTTGACTTTTGGGAAGAAGACATCCGCTGCAGAAAGCCAGATGCCCTTGATGCTTGGAAAAAGAAATCCGCGGAGTGTATGCAGTACTACAAAATGCTCCAGTATTTTTTCTTTAAGCAGTGGTATGCCCTTAAAAAATATGCGAATGAAAAAGGAATTCAGATTATAGGCGACATTCCGATTTATGTTGCGGCGGACAGTTCCGATGTTTGGTCAAATCCAAGCCAGTTTATGCTTGACGAAAATTACAAGCCAATTGAAGTTGCCGGCTGTCCTCCAGATGGATTTTCTGCGGACGGTCAGCTCTGGGGAAATCCTGTATACAACTGGGAATATATGAAGCAGACGGATTACGCCTGGTGGAAAAAACGCCTTGAAAAAAGCATGGCGATTTACGATGTTATCAGAATTGACCATTTCCGCGGATTTGATTCTTTCTATTGCATTCCTTATGGCTCTACAAATGCGAAAGTTGGTGTTTGGCGGCAGGGACCGGGAATGGATTTGTTTAATTCGCTTAAAAAGCAGTTTGGCGAAATGCCTGTTATTGCGGAAGACCTTGGATTCCTTACAGACAGCGTAAAGCAGCTTTTAAAGGATTCAGGATTCCCTGGAATGAAAGTGCTTCAGTTTGCATTTGATTCCCGCGAGACAAGCGACTACATTCCTTACCGCTACACACAGAATTGCGTTGTTTACACAGGAACTCACGACAACGACACAATTCTTGGCTGGACAGAAACTGCCGCGAAAAAAGACGTGGAAAATGCAAAGGAATATCTTCGTGTAAAAGAAAACCGCGATGTTGTAAAGGAAATGATGATTGCCGCAATTTCGAGTGTTGCAAATACTTGCATTCTTACTATGCAGGATTTGATTGGACTTGGTAAAGAAGCCCGTATGAATATTCCGTCAACAGTTGGAAACAACTGGAAATGGCGCGCAACAAAAGAGCAGTTTTCAGAAGATTCCAGAAATTTCCTTGCGCACTTTACACATCTCTACGGAAGAGCTTAG
- a CDS encoding LacI family DNA-binding transcriptional regulator — MTIKDIARECGCAVGTVSRVLNNQAYVSDEMRKKVLEVVAKHDFVLNKNAKELKSRGSKTIVIIVKGTNNMLFYNILELMQKRIEKLPYNASVVILDEYDNEIVGEYSNEAQCALNIYYEKKPLGFVFLGGNPERFSEDFKKIKVPCILITTKPKKEGFENLSSVSTDEFQASLYVARYFVKHGHTKIGVIGGDFESSETSKNRYDGFIEGLELAGLDFDFEKSYVTTRYSFEGGASAAEELIKKFPDLTAIFCMSDVMAIGACRKFKQLGYSIPEDISIIGFDGLSIADFYCPRITTIKQSNEDLAIQGLKTFIDCVEKKTPAVHKIIPFEFVEGETVKSIVNK; from the coding sequence ATGACAATCAAGGATATTGCTAGAGAGTGTGGCTGCGCCGTTGGAACTGTTTCGCGTGTTTTAAATAATCAGGCTTACGTAAGCGATGAAATGCGCAAGAAAGTTCTGGAAGTTGTAGCCAAGCATGATTTTGTCCTTAATAAAAACGCAAAGGAACTTAAATCCCGTGGAAGCAAGACAATTGTGATTATTGTAAAGGGAACAAACAATATGCTTTTTTACAATATTCTTGAGCTTATGCAAAAGCGTATTGAAAAACTTCCATATAATGCAAGTGTTGTAATTCTTGACGAATATGACAACGAAATTGTCGGCGAATATAGCAACGAAGCCCAGTGCGCCTTGAATATTTACTATGAAAAAAAACCGCTTGGTTTTGTCTTTTTAGGCGGAAACCCTGAACGGTTCAGCGAGGACTTTAAAAAAATAAAAGTACCTTGCATTCTTATTACTACCAAGCCAAAAAAAGAAGGCTTTGAAAATCTTTCAAGTGTAAGCACAGATGAGTTTCAGGCTTCGCTTTATGTTGCCCGCTATTTTGTAAAGCACGGACACACAAAAATCGGAGTAATTGGCGGCGACTTTGAAAGCTCTGAAACTTCTAAAAACCGCTACGATGGATTTATTGAAGGACTTGAGCTTGCCGGACTTGACTTTGACTTTGAAAAATCTTATGTTACAACTCGCTACAGTTTTGAAGGCGGAGCTTCTGCGGCGGAAGAGCTTATAAAAAAGTTCCCTGACTTGACCGCGATTTTCTGTATGTCCGATGTTATGGCGATTGGCGCATGCCGAAAATTTAAGCAGCTTGGCTATTCAATTCCAGAAGATATTTCTATAATCGGATTTGACGGACTTTCCATTGCGGATTTTTATTGTCCTAGAATTACAACTATAAAGCAGTCTAACGAAGATCTGGCTATACAAGGTCTAAAAACTTTTATAGACTGCGTTGAAAAGAAAACTCCGGCAGTTCATAAGATTATTCCTTTTGAATTTGTCGAAGGCGAAACTGTGAAATCAATTGTAAATAAATAA
- a CDS encoding carbohydrate ABC transporter permease yields MTLSKQKTCSNTIAFAFLCLLAAIFLIPILLVLLNSFKSRFYISSSPFAMPNSETFVGFENYLNGLSSSVFFISFIRSVWVSIASVLVIIVCTSMASWFIVRVKNKFTKAIYFLFAFSMIVPFQMVMYTMTFIVNRISFDNVFGIVFVYLGFGAGLSVFMFTGFVKAVPLEIEEAAEIDGCNPLQTFFLVVFPILKPTIITVSILNSMWVWNDYLLPYLILGTDHKTVPVAIQIAMQGAYGATDYGGFMAMLVLAIIPIVIFYIASQKYIIKGVISGAVKG; encoded by the coding sequence ATGACACTTTCAAAGCAGAAGACCTGCAGCAACACAATAGCTTTTGCTTTTCTTTGCTTGCTTGCGGCTATATTTTTAATTCCTATTTTGCTTGTTTTGCTCAATTCTTTTAAGTCGCGCTTTTATATTTCAAGTTCGCCGTTTGCAATGCCGAACTCAGAGACTTTCGTTGGTTTTGAAAACTACCTGAACGGACTTTCGTCTTCGGTATTCTTTATTTCGTTTATCCGTTCTGTGTGGGTTTCAATTGCTTCGGTTCTTGTTATTATAGTATGCACATCGATGGCTTCCTGGTTCATTGTCCGTGTAAAAAATAAATTCACAAAGGCAATTTATTTTCTGTTTGCATTCAGTATGATTGTTCCGTTCCAGATGGTTATGTACACAATGACTTTCATTGTAAACAGAATCAGTTTTGACAACGTTTTTGGAATTGTCTTTGTTTACCTTGGATTCGGAGCCGGACTTTCTGTATTTATGTTTACAGGATTTGTAAAGGCTGTTCCGCTTGAAATTGAGGAAGCTGCTGAAATTGACGGCTGCAATCCGCTTCAGACTTTCTTCCTTGTTGTTTTCCCGATTCTAAAGCCTACTATTATTACGGTTTCAATCTTGAACTCTATGTGGGTTTGGAACGACTATTTGCTTCCTTATCTTATTTTAGGAACAGACCACAAAACTGTTCCTGTTGCGATTCAGATTGCAATGCAGGGAGCTTACGGCGCAACTGATTACGGCGGATTCATGGCGATGCTTGTTCTTGCGATTATTCCGATTGTAATTTTCTACATTGCTTCGCAAAAATACATTATAAAAGGCGTAATTTCCGGGGCGGTAAAAGGCTAG
- a CDS encoding carbohydrate ABC transporter permease has protein sequence MKKPLAGYFPIFLLPTLLAFAMFFVVPFLMGIGLSFTDFPTVTDATWVGFANYIKAFTADNEFIHALGFTSLFTVVSIVTVNVFAFSLAVLLTRELKGVAIFRSIFFMPNLIGGIVLGYIWNLLINGVLSHFGMDITFKTQFGFWGLVILTNWQLIGYMMVIYIAGLQNIPNDLIEAAQIDGASPMTVLFKIKIPMVMPSITICTFLTLTNTFKMFDQNLALTAGAPEKTTEMLALNIYNTFYGRNMHWHGVGQAKAVVFFIIVAAIAFIQLKLTNQKEVEQ, from the coding sequence ATGAAAAAACCATTGGCGGGGTATTTCCCTATATTTCTTTTGCCTACTTTGCTGGCATTTGCAATGTTTTTTGTGGTTCCATTTTTAATGGGAATCGGACTTTCTTTTACGGATTTTCCTACTGTTACAGATGCTACTTGGGTTGGCTTTGCGAACTATATTAAGGCTTTTACTGCAGACAATGAATTTATTCACGCCTTGGGATTTACTTCATTATTCACTGTTGTTTCAATTGTAACTGTAAATGTTTTTGCATTCAGCCTTGCGGTTCTTCTTACAAGGGAACTTAAAGGTGTCGCGATTTTCCGCTCGATTTTCTTTATGCCGAACTTAATTGGCGGAATTGTTTTGGGATATATTTGGAACCTTCTTATAAACGGTGTTCTTTCGCACTTTGGAATGGACATAACTTTTAAGACTCAGTTTGGTTTTTGGGGACTTGTAATCCTTACAAACTGGCAGCTCATTGGATATATGATGGTAATTTATATTGCCGGACTTCAGAATATTCCAAATGACTTGATTGAGGCGGCTCAGATTGACGGTGCTTCTCCAATGACTGTCCTTTTCAAGATTAAAATTCCAATGGTAATGCCTTCAATTACAATTTGTACTTTCCTTACGCTTACAAACACATTTAAGATGTTTGACCAGAACTTGGCGTTGACAGCTGGCGCTCCAGAAAAAACAACCGAGATGCTTGCTTTGAATATATATAACACTTTCTACGGACGCAATATGCACTGGCACGGAGTAGGACAGGCCAAGGCTGTTGTTTTCTTTATCATCGTTGCGGCTATTGCATTTATTCAGCTTAAGCTTACAAACCAGAAGGAGGTTGAACAATGA
- a CDS encoding ABC transporter substrate-binding protein: MKKFIKVAAAVAMAASSAFMLASCGGKKQLTVRYLNFKPEVAGVYQELADEYEKETGVKVIVETAANNAYESTLMSKMSTKEAPTLFQINGPRGYANWKSYCADLSNTEIYKHLSDKSLAITSGKGVYGVPYVVEGYGIIYNKALTDKYFALSSKAVPYSSMEEVNNFAKLKAVADDMQKNAKVLGIDGVFASTSLKAGEDWRWQTHLANLPVYYEFKNNNIDLASDATKKIKFQYGKEFQNILDLYLNDSTVDRKAVGTKTVTDSMSEFALEKCVMVQNGNWAWGQVAGVSGNKVLPENVKYLPIYTGVEGEESQGLCIGTENFYCINAKASAEEQKATADFIYWLYSSDFGKNYVTNKLGFIAPFDTFSDSERPTDPLAVEISKWMSKPGITSVAWNFTLFPSQTFKDNFGASLLRYAQGSKSWDDVAADVVSTWEKESNM, translated from the coding sequence ATGAAAAAATTTATTAAAGTTGCAGCTGCTGTTGCTATGGCGGCATCTTCTGCTTTTATGCTTGCTTCATGCGGCGGAAAAAAACAGCTTACAGTTCGCTACTTGAACTTTAAACCGGAAGTTGCAGGTGTTTATCAGGAACTTGCAGATGAGTATGAGAAAGAAACTGGCGTAAAAGTTATTGTTGAGACAGCGGCCAACAATGCCTATGAATCAACACTTATGTCAAAAATGTCAACAAAAGAAGCCCCGACTCTTTTCCAGATTAACGGACCGCGTGGATACGCAAACTGGAAATCATATTGCGCAGATCTTTCAAATACAGAAATCTACAAGCATCTTTCAGACAAGTCTTTGGCTATAACTTCTGGAAAAGGTGTTTACGGTGTTCCTTATGTTGTAGAAGGCTATGGAATCATTTACAACAAGGCTCTCACAGATAAATATTTTGCTCTTTCAAGCAAGGCAGTTCCATATTCAAGCATGGAAGAAGTAAACAACTTTGCAAAGCTCAAGGCTGTTGCTGATGATATGCAGAAGAACGCAAAAGTTCTTGGAATCGATGGTGTTTTCGCTTCTACATCATTGAAGGCCGGCGAAGACTGGAGATGGCAGACTCACCTTGCAAACCTTCCAGTTTACTATGAATTCAAAAACAACAACATTGACCTTGCTTCTGACGCAACAAAGAAAATCAAGTTCCAGTACGGAAAAGAATTCCAGAACATTCTTGACCTTTACTTGAACGATTCAACTGTTGACCGCAAGGCTGTTGGAACAAAAACAGTTACAGATTCTATGTCTGAATTTGCTCTTGAAAAATGTGTAATGGTTCAGAACGGAAACTGGGCTTGGGGACAGGTTGCCGGTGTTTCAGGAAACAAGGTTCTTCCAGAAAATGTAAAATATCTTCCAATCTACACAGGTGTTGAAGGTGAAGAGTCACAGGGCTTGTGCATTGGAACAGAAAACTTCTATTGTATCAACGCAAAAGCTTCAGCAGAAGAGCAGAAAGCTACAGCGGACTTCATTTACTGGCTCTATTCAAGCGATTTTGGAAAGAACTATGTAACAAACAAGCTCGGATTCATTGCTCCGTTTGATACATTCTCTGACAGCGAACGCCCAACAGATCCTCTTGCAGTTGAAATCAGCAAATGGATGAGCAAGCCTGGAATTACTTCTGTTGCATGGAACTTCACATTGTTCCCTTCACAGACATTCAAGGATAACTTCGGAGCTTCTTTGCTTAGATATGCACAGGGCTCAAAGAGCTGGGACGATGTTGCAGCTGATGTTGTTTCTACATGGGAAAAAGAATCTAATATGTAG
- the putP gene encoding sodium/proline symporter PutP — translation MTSQMIAKIIAFALYLGFMVYIGLRNAKKNNSSSDFFLGGRKLGPWVTALSAEASDSSAWLLMGLPGLCYLGGIKETFWTAIGLIAGTYLNWLFIAKPLRRCTIAFGDSITIPEFFTNRFKDKTHLLSLISVIFIVLFFTIYTASGFVACAKLFNSVFNLPYHAGLVIGLVVILSYTIMGGYFAVCTTDFIQGLLIFVAFVVSSLVAIFALGGPAEAFAKAAEFSEKAMNGEFGAEMLAKFTANKNYSASSIVSALAWGLGYFGMPHIIVRFMGIRSEEELTKARRIGTVWMVISYIGTFLIGTLGTAYLLPKLLSGAAAETVFSETMLKMYPAFIAGIFLCAILAASMSTADSQLLSAASAVSRDFFKGIVKKDADEKAVLNVGRITVFAIAAVAFFLSLNPESSIFGLVSYAWAGFGATFGPLVLLALFWRGMTNKGAIAGLVAGGITVVLWHNMSGGIFNIYEILPGFIICLFVSVVVSLLDKNKDAEMLAEFDEYKSLSKK, via the coding sequence ATGACATCACAAATGATTGCAAAAATCATAGCCTTTGCATTGTACCTTGGTTTTATGGTTTATATCGGACTTAGGAATGCAAAGAAAAACAACAGTTCTTCTGATTTTTTTCTAGGCGGAAGAAAACTCGGACCTTGGGTTACAGCATTAAGCGCGGAAGCCTCTGACTCTTCAGCGTGGCTTTTGATGGGACTTCCTGGACTTTGCTATCTTGGAGGAATCAAGGAAACTTTCTGGACAGCAATCGGGCTTATCGCCGGAACCTACCTGAACTGGCTTTTCATCGCAAAACCACTTCGCCGCTGCACAATAGCTTTTGGAGATTCCATAACAATTCCAGAATTCTTTACAAACCGCTTTAAAGACAAGACGCATCTTCTTTCACTTATTTCTGTTATTTTTATCGTTCTTTTCTTTACTATCTATACAGCTTCGGGATTTGTAGCCTGCGCAAAGCTTTTCAATTCTGTATTCAATCTTCCTTATCATGCAGGACTTGTAATCGGGCTTGTTGTAATTCTTTCATATACAATTATGGGCGGATATTTTGCAGTCTGCACAACTGATTTTATACAAGGACTTTTGATTTTTGTGGCGTTTGTTGTTTCTTCGTTGGTTGCAATTTTTGCGCTCGGCGGACCTGCGGAAGCATTTGCAAAGGCGGCGGAATTCAGCGAAAAAGCCATGAACGGAGAATTCGGCGCGGAGATGCTTGCAAAATTCACAGCAAACAAAAACTATAGCGCAAGCTCAATTGTTTCAGCCCTTGCCTGGGGACTTGGATATTTTGGAATGCCTCACATCATTGTGCGCTTTATGGGAATCCGCTCAGAAGAGGAGCTTACAAAAGCACGCAGAATCGGAACAGTCTGGATGGTTATTTCGTACATCGGAACTTTTTTAATCGGAACACTCGGAACCGCATATCTTCTGCCAAAGCTTCTTTCTGGAGCAGCAGCCGAAACAGTTTTCAGCGAAACAATGCTTAAAATGTATCCGGCATTTATAGCAGGAATTTTCCTTTGCGCGATTCTTGCGGCATCAATGAGCACGGCAGACAGCCAGCTTCTTTCAGCAGCAAGCGCAGTAAGCCGGGACTTCTTCAAAGGAATTGTAAAAAAAGATGCGGATGAAAAAGCTGTGCTAAATGTAGGACGCATAACGGTTTTTGCAATCGCAGCAGTAGCATTTTTCCTTTCGTTAAATCCAGAAAGCTCAATCTTCGGACTTGTAAGCTATGCCTGGGCTGGATTCGGCGCGACATTCGGACCGCTCGTTCTGCTTGCCTTGTTCTGGCGCGGAATGACAAACAAAGGCGCAATCGCAGGACTTGTTGCAGGCGGAATCACAGTTGTTCTTTGGCACAATATGTCCGGCGGAATTTTCAACATCTATGAAATTCTTCCAGGCTTTATAATCTGCCTTTTTGTTTCTGTAGTTGTAAGCCTTCTTGACAAAAACAAAGATGCAGAAATGCTCGCGGAATTCGACGAGTACAAATCTCTAAGTAAAAAATAA
- a CDS encoding ABC transporter substrate-binding protein → MKKLIFIAALFSALSIYAKPAKKVKIGIAKIVQHVALDDIERGVIDAIKDAGIDADYDLQNANGDVGTAAQIANQFKAEKVDVAVGIATPVAVALATAIKTTPVVFGTVTDPVGAGLVSTVEHGQRNVTGMSDAIPTEQHIKLFKEAAGIKTLGYIYTSNEDNSASALSLVEKGCKEAGINLVTQSITKSDEVKQAAEAIVNRVDGIYLSTDNTVFSAIASLVNVFGKAKKPIFSGDVTAAKEGGIFMASGFNYYKAGRATGEMVVKILKGAKPASLPVKFMTDPSDSDFLIDLDSAKNCEISIDQKYIDSANFIYQNGKLSEK, encoded by the coding sequence ATGAAAAAACTTATTTTTATCGCAGCTCTTTTTTCTGCACTTTCAATTTATGCCAAGCCAGCAAAAAAAGTTAAAATAGGAATTGCAAAAATTGTCCAGCACGTTGCCTTGGACGACATTGAGCGCGGCGTAATTGACGCAATAAAGGACGCAGGAATTGACGCGGATTACGACTTGCAAAATGCAAATGGAGACGTTGGAACTGCGGCTCAAATTGCAAATCAGTTTAAAGCGGAAAAAGTGGATGTCGCAGTTGGAATAGCAACCCCAGTCGCAGTCGCACTTGCAACAGCAATAAAAACTACACCGGTTGTTTTCGGAACAGTTACAGATCCTGTTGGAGCCGGGCTTGTTTCAACTGTAGAACACGGACAGCGCAATGTAACTGGAATGAGCGATGCAATTCCGACCGAGCAGCACATAAAGCTTTTTAAGGAAGCCGCCGGAATAAAAACGCTCGGATATATTTACACAAGCAACGAAGACAATTCAGCAAGCGCGCTTTCACTTGTGGAAAAAGGCTGCAAGGAAGCAGGAATAAATCTTGTAACTCAAAGCATCACAAAATCCGATGAAGTAAAACAAGCCGCAGAAGCAATCGTGAATAGAGTAGACGGAATTTACCTTTCCACAGACAACACAGTTTTCAGCGCAATTGCAAGCCTTGTAAATGTTTTTGGAAAAGCCAAAAAGCCGATTTTTTCAGGAGATGTTACAGCGGCAAAAGAAGGCGGAATTTTTATGGCAAGCGGATTCAACTATTACAAAGCAGGACGTGCAACAGGAGAAATGGTTGTGAAAATTCTTAAAGGAGCAAAACCGGCAAGTCTTCCTGTAAAATTTATGACAGATCCCTCTGATTCAGATTTCCTGATTGACTTGGACTCAGCCAAAAACTGCGAAATTTCAATAGACCAAAAATATATTGATTCAGCAAACTTCATATATCAAAACGGAAAACTTTCAGAAAAATAA